The following proteins come from a genomic window of Ilumatobacter coccineus YM16-304:
- a CDS encoding eCIS core domain-containing protein, which translates to MGTMSTRMRRPAPSKTAPQRERRSDDTEQQDLPRRPTAPLGLTGAIAQAKLAVGPASDPFEREADAVADSVVRRLSGGSSAATTAPDAVDHPARPTRVQRSATIGAAGGTVDNDTDRAIQSSRGGGSALPVEARAKMEHAFGADFGQIRVHQGARAAELSDRIQAKAFTVGRDVYFRDGMPDVGTASGQHLLAHELTHTIQQGSVSQRRDTDGAADVRRTADTTVQRLMPTKKWVENAVGPAIDDKKTLFGGLKEKSKLYKPILARLQAVDNWLRRTKFAHDDPAAADKQLATYNFFLDDLEKALLAFITHKGKQRRPSHDIKKKLAYMQSLLGQIGRERVVAAESSRSYQRGIDMGATWMGVVMNASSGAELAAPAAVDLRHATEGDSFGGGINQVTQYTKSGVMSGFKEQQGAPKRSSEMTEIEQMTEGATTYAFEDFDMPFDRDPEMAKRDVAMARLDQLLRGGVIARAELAFKGVKSGSIMDWSTGKKAADVKGQVQADDPELQRLMSRMQMIDIIAMQADRHAGNFMLHVESGRVVGLTGIDNDLSFGKRTAIDKGRQEFNPLQKYVDKDMAERILRLDPNDLRWALGALLSPGEITAALKRLELLKVKLKEVQSAGGFLNPNEWTAEVARGMLEENSIGYYAKAHAHLGDG; encoded by the coding sequence ATGGGGACGATGTCGACCCGAATGCGACGGCCAGCGCCGTCGAAGACCGCGCCACAGCGTGAACGTCGCAGCGACGACACCGAACAGCAGGACCTTCCGCGACGTCCCACGGCTCCGCTCGGTCTGACCGGAGCGATCGCGCAAGCGAAACTCGCCGTCGGACCGGCGTCCGACCCGTTCGAACGCGAAGCAGACGCCGTCGCCGACAGCGTCGTGCGGCGACTGTCCGGAGGTTCGAGCGCGGCCACGACCGCGCCCGACGCCGTCGACCACCCGGCCCGGCCCACACGAGTCCAGCGATCGGCCACGATCGGAGCAGCCGGCGGCACGGTCGACAACGACACCGATCGCGCCATCCAGTCCAGCCGTGGTGGCGGCAGCGCACTCCCTGTCGAAGCACGAGCGAAGATGGAGCACGCGTTCGGCGCCGACTTCGGCCAGATCAGAGTCCACCAGGGTGCCCGAGCCGCCGAGCTGAGCGACCGCATCCAGGCCAAAGCGTTCACCGTCGGCCGAGACGTCTACTTCCGCGACGGCATGCCCGACGTCGGCACCGCCTCCGGCCAGCACCTCCTCGCCCACGAACTCACACACACGATCCAGCAGGGGAGCGTGTCGCAACGGCGAGACACCGACGGCGCCGCCGACGTCCGCCGCACCGCTGACACGACGGTCCAGCGGTTGATGCCGACGAAGAAGTGGGTCGAGAACGCGGTCGGCCCGGCCATCGACGACAAGAAGACGCTCTTCGGTGGCCTCAAGGAGAAGAGCAAGCTCTACAAACCGATCCTGGCTCGGCTCCAAGCGGTCGACAACTGGCTTCGCCGAACCAAGTTCGCGCACGACGACCCGGCCGCTGCCGACAAGCAACTCGCGACGTACAACTTCTTCCTCGACGATCTGGAGAAGGCGTTGCTCGCCTTCATCACGCACAAGGGGAAGCAGCGACGCCCGTCGCACGACATCAAGAAGAAGCTCGCCTACATGCAGAGCCTGCTCGGCCAGATCGGTCGCGAGCGCGTCGTGGCAGCCGAATCGAGTCGCAGCTACCAGCGCGGCATCGACATGGGAGCGACCTGGATGGGCGTCGTGATGAACGCGAGCTCGGGGGCCGAACTGGCGGCCCCGGCAGCCGTCGATCTCCGCCACGCGACCGAAGGCGACAGTTTCGGCGGCGGCATCAACCAGGTCACGCAGTACACGAAGAGCGGCGTCATGAGTGGCTTCAAGGAGCAGCAAGGCGCTCCCAAGCGGTCGAGCGAGATGACCGAGATCGAGCAGATGACCGAAGGTGCCACCACTTACGCGTTCGAAGACTTCGACATGCCCTTCGACCGCGACCCGGAGATGGCCAAACGAGACGTGGCGATGGCTCGTCTCGACCAACTCCTCCGAGGCGGCGTGATCGCTCGTGCCGAACTCGCCTTCAAGGGCGTCAAGTCCGGCAGCATCATGGACTGGAGCACCGGCAAGAAAGCGGCCGACGTGAAAGGCCAGGTGCAGGCCGACGACCCCGAGCTGCAGCGCCTGATGTCGCGCATGCAGATGATCGACATCATCGCGATGCAGGCCGATCGCCACGCCGGCAACTTCATGCTCCACGTCGAGAGTGGCCGAGTCGTCGGGCTCACCGGCATCGACAACGACCTGTCGTTCGGCAAGCGGACCGCCATCGACAAGGGCCGCCAAGAGTTCAACCCGCTGCAGAAGTACGTCGACAAAGACATGGCGGAGCGGATCCTGCGTCTCGACCCGAACGATCTCCGATGGGCGCTCGGTGCACTGCTGTCACCCGGCGAGATCACCGCAGCGTTGAAACGACTCGAACTGCTCAAGGTGAAGCTGAAGGAAGTCCAGTCGGCCGGCGGGTTCCTCAACCCGAACGAGTGGACCGCCGAGGTCGCCCGAGGGATGCTCGAAGAGAACTCGATCGGCTACTACGCGAAAGCACACGCTCACCTCGGCGACGGCTGA
- a CDS encoding LacI family DNA-binding transcriptional regulator, translating to MSTQPTNSPPVGQHDADTSAAVPDPSSTAAAHVPSDVSSGPRATIEDVATAARVSVATVSRAMRGLPNVAAATRQRVVDVAQSLNYRPDPAASRLAAGKTKTITVGVPSLNGWYFSTVVAGAEAVCNEAGYEFQVIGVGSHDARDRLLDDRYHLERRTDGLILVDVEPSDEQASALARRGVSLTTIGARIVGCPSVQIDDEHVGRLAADHLIGFGHRDLGVISGLDDDPMNFAVPMARRSGFFGGAAAHGITLGDEHVRNGNFGVDGGRVATAELLDAPRPPTAIFAMSDEMAFGALMELEHRALRPGVDVSIIGVDDHEFARVVKLTTIRQTIAEHGAVAARLLIEAMTVRATDAGVDYVPPAHQPTVELVQRTTTGPAPTS from the coding sequence ATGAGCACGCAACCAACGAATTCGCCGCCTGTCGGGCAGCACGACGCCGACACGAGCGCGGCAGTGCCCGACCCGTCGTCGACGGCCGCGGCGCATGTCCCGTCCGATGTCTCGTCGGGGCCGCGGGCCACGATCGAAGACGTCGCCACGGCAGCGCGGGTGTCGGTGGCCACGGTGAGTCGGGCGATGCGCGGGCTGCCCAACGTGGCCGCGGCGACACGCCAACGCGTCGTCGACGTCGCGCAGTCGCTGAACTACCGCCCCGACCCCGCCGCCTCTCGCCTCGCGGCCGGAAAGACGAAGACGATCACCGTCGGCGTGCCGTCGCTGAACGGCTGGTACTTCTCGACGGTCGTCGCCGGGGCCGAAGCCGTGTGCAACGAGGCCGGCTACGAGTTCCAGGTCATCGGCGTCGGCAGCCATGACGCCCGAGACCGTCTCCTCGACGACCGCTACCACCTCGAGCGCCGCACCGACGGCCTGATCCTCGTCGACGTCGAACCGAGCGACGAACAAGCGAGTGCCCTCGCGCGCCGCGGCGTGTCGCTCACCACGATCGGCGCGCGGATCGTCGGATGCCCGTCGGTGCAGATCGACGACGAACACGTCGGTCGTCTCGCCGCCGACCACCTCATCGGGTTCGGCCACCGCGACCTCGGCGTGATCAGCGGTCTCGACGACGACCCGATGAACTTCGCCGTACCGATGGCCCGTCGGAGCGGCTTCTTCGGCGGAGCCGCCGCGCACGGCATCACGCTCGGCGACGAGCACGTCCGCAACGGCAACTTCGGCGTCGATGGCGGTCGCGTGGCCACCGCCGAGCTTCTCGACGCTCCCCGACCGCCGACCGCGATCTTCGCGATGTCGGACGAGATGGCGTTCGGCGCGCTGATGGAACTCGAGCACCGCGCGCTCCGGCCGGGCGTCGACGTGTCGATCATCGGCGTCGACGACCACGAGTTCGCCCGCGTGGTCAAGCTCACCACGATTCGCCAGACCATCGCCGAACACGGCGCCGTGGCGGCTCGACTCCTGATCGAGGCGATGACGGTGCGGGCGACCGATGCGGGCGTCGACTACGTGCCGCCGGCGCACCAGCCGACCGTCGAGCTCGTCCAGCGAACCACCACCGGTCCGGCGCCGACGTCGTGA
- a CDS encoding homoserine dehydrogenase, with translation MIDDNGVQVIRIGVLGCGNVGAALVDLVRTQADTVEQRTGLRLEIAQVAVRNMSAQRDVDLADGVLTRDAQSLVTDPNIDLVVEAIGGIEPARGYILDALKHGKPVVTANKELLANCGAELYAAADAAERDLLFEAAVAGGIPIVRALRESLHGEPITRVMGIINGTTNFILTKMTDAVLGGGDGDYAATLAEAQALGYAERDPTADVEGYDAGAKAAIIATVAFGAKVVAGDVYHEGISRVSGSEISIADRLGYCIKLLGIVERDAESHEVSVRVHPTMVPKEHPLASVRDSFNAVFVEGDFADSLMFFGRGAGGAPTASAVFGDVLDAAINLRRETHGSLGVLHEAKLRPIDETEAEYLLGLDVVDEPGVLHAVTGVFASHGVSIRVAEQEGNGPEARLVFITHSAREADVQATVRELRGLDVVRNVGGLLRVIGD, from the coding sequence GTGATTGACGACAACGGCGTACAGGTCATCCGAATCGGTGTGCTCGGCTGCGGCAACGTGGGAGCGGCGCTCGTCGACCTCGTCCGAACCCAGGCCGACACCGTGGAACAGCGGACCGGACTCCGCCTCGAGATCGCCCAGGTCGCCGTTCGCAACATGTCGGCTCAGCGTGACGTCGACCTCGCCGACGGCGTGCTCACCCGCGACGCCCAATCACTCGTCACCGACCCGAACATCGACCTCGTCGTCGAAGCCATCGGTGGCATCGAACCGGCACGGGGCTACATCCTCGATGCGCTGAAGCACGGAAAGCCCGTCGTCACCGCGAACAAAGAACTCCTCGCCAACTGTGGTGCCGAGCTCTACGCCGCCGCCGACGCCGCCGAGCGCGACCTGTTGTTCGAAGCGGCCGTGGCGGGCGGCATCCCGATCGTCCGGGCGTTGCGCGAATCGCTCCACGGCGAGCCGATCACCCGGGTGATGGGCATCATCAACGGCACGACCAACTTCATCCTCACGAAGATGACCGACGCCGTTCTCGGCGGGGGAGACGGCGACTACGCCGCCACACTCGCCGAAGCGCAAGCACTGGGCTACGCCGAGCGTGACCCCACGGCAGACGTCGAAGGGTACGACGCCGGCGCCAAGGCGGCCATCATCGCCACCGTTGCGTTCGGGGCCAAGGTCGTGGCCGGGGACGTCTACCACGAAGGCATCAGCCGAGTCTCGGGCTCCGAGATCTCGATCGCCGACCGCCTCGGATACTGCATCAAGCTGCTCGGCATCGTCGAACGTGACGCGGAGTCGCACGAAGTCAGCGTTCGCGTCCACCCGACGATGGTGCCCAAAGAGCACCCGCTGGCAAGCGTCCGCGACAGCTTCAACGCCGTGTTCGTCGAAGGCGACTTCGCCGACTCGCTGATGTTCTTCGGTCGCGGTGCCGGTGGCGCACCCACCGCCAGCGCCGTGTTCGGCGACGTGCTCGACGCCGCCATCAACCTGCGGCGCGAGACCCACGGCTCACTCGGTGTGCTGCACGAGGCCAAGCTCCGCCCGATCGACGAGACCGAAGCCGAGTACCTCCTCGGTCTCGATGTCGTCGACGAACCCGGCGTGCTCCACGCGGTCACCGGCGTGTTCGCCTCGCACGGCGTCAGCATCCGTGTCGCCGAACAGGAGGGCAACGGCCCCGAAGCCCGCCTCGTGTTCATCACGCACTCGGCACGCGAAGCCGACGTGCAGGCCACCGTCCGCGAACTGCGCGGCCTCGACGTCGTTCGCAACGTCGGCGGGCTGCTCCGAGTCATCGGCGACTGA
- the argS gene encoding arginine--tRNA ligase yields the protein MSDPVATLAALLEPVFTELAGGDTADPTVRPSDRADAQINGALPLAKKVGANPRELAQQVVDSGVLASVADDVEIAGPGFINVTFSAEFLAEQLATVAGDDRLGVAPDARSKTVVIDYSAPNVAKEMHVGHLRSTVIGDCFVRLFEFLGHEVIRENHIGDWGRPFGMLIEHLLDLGEDVAAEGLSQGDLDGFYKQANAKFNDDEAFQERSRDRVVKLQGGDEETLVLWRRLVEMSNAYFNKVYTKLDVLLTDDDLAGESNYQPLMEGAYQRLEAADLVHPDDGAMVVTVPGFTNRDGDPLPLIAKSSAGAFMYATSDLACIIDRVERLHADLMLYVVGAPQAQHLQMVFEVCKMAGWLVEPTEAVHVAFGNILGDDRKIMRSRSGDSVKLVQLLDEAIERADAAIGEKNPTLDPATRESVAQMVGIGAVKYADLSTDRVKDYVFDFDRMLAFEGNTGPYCQYAHARINRVFDKAGVSRESVRGLPISIDEPHEKELALQILALPTAIGATMESYSPHKLCTYLYELASVFSVFYEHCPILSSDEPVRSSRLALADLTGRVLERTLGLLGMGAPEEM from the coding sequence ATGTCGGATCCCGTCGCCACCCTCGCTGCTCTGCTCGAACCCGTCTTCACCGAACTCGCCGGGGGTGACACCGCCGACCCGACCGTCCGTCCGTCCGATCGAGCCGACGCCCAGATCAACGGCGCGCTTCCGCTCGCCAAGAAGGTCGGTGCCAACCCGCGAGAGCTCGCTCAGCAGGTCGTCGACTCGGGGGTGCTCGCCTCGGTCGCCGACGACGTCGAGATCGCCGGACCCGGATTCATCAACGTCACGTTCTCCGCCGAGTTCCTGGCGGAGCAACTCGCCACCGTGGCCGGCGACGATCGACTCGGCGTCGCCCCCGACGCTCGGTCGAAGACCGTCGTCATCGACTACTCCGCTCCCAACGTCGCGAAGGAGATGCACGTCGGTCACCTGCGCTCCACCGTCATCGGCGACTGCTTCGTCCGACTCTTCGAGTTCCTCGGTCACGAGGTCATCAGAGAGAACCACATCGGCGACTGGGGACGCCCGTTCGGCATGCTCATCGAACATCTCCTCGATCTCGGCGAAGACGTCGCGGCCGAAGGGCTCAGCCAGGGCGACCTCGACGGCTTCTACAAACAGGCCAACGCCAAGTTCAACGACGACGAAGCGTTCCAAGAGCGTTCCCGCGACCGAGTCGTCAAGCTGCAGGGCGGCGACGAGGAGACCCTCGTGCTCTGGCGTCGCCTCGTCGAGATGTCGAACGCCTACTTCAACAAGGTGTACACCAAGCTCGACGTGCTCCTCACCGACGACGACCTCGCCGGCGAATCCAACTATCAGCCCCTCATGGAAGGCGCCTACCAGCGTCTCGAAGCCGCCGATCTCGTCCACCCCGACGACGGCGCCATGGTCGTGACCGTGCCCGGCTTCACCAACCGCGACGGCGATCCGCTCCCGCTCATCGCCAAGTCGAGCGCCGGCGCGTTCATGTATGCCACCAGCGACCTCGCGTGCATCATCGACCGAGTCGAACGCCTCCACGCCGATCTCATGCTCTACGTGGTCGGCGCACCGCAGGCACAACACCTCCAGATGGTGTTCGAGGTCTGCAAGATGGCCGGCTGGCTCGTCGAACCGACCGAAGCCGTCCACGTGGCGTTCGGCAACATCCTCGGCGACGACCGCAAGATCATGCGCAGCCGCTCGGGCGACTCGGTCAAGCTCGTCCAACTCCTCGACGAGGCGATCGAACGCGCCGACGCCGCCATCGGCGAGAAGAACCCCACCCTTGATCCCGCCACGCGCGAATCGGTCGCACAGATGGTCGGCATCGGCGCCGTGAAGTACGCCGACCTCTCGACCGACCGGGTCAAGGACTACGTGTTCGACTTCGATCGGATGCTCGCATTCGAAGGCAACACCGGCCCCTACTGCCAGTACGCCCACGCTCGGATCAACCGCGTGTTCGACAAGGCCGGCGTGTCACGCGAGTCGGTGCGCGGGCTGCCCATCTCGATCGACGAACCGCACGAGAAGGAACTGGCGCTGCAGATCCTGGCCCTGCCGACCGCCATCGGCGCCACGATGGAGTCGTACAGTCCGCACAAGCTCTGCACGTACCTCTACGAACTCGCCTCGGTGTTCAGCGTGTTCTACGAGCACTGCCCGATCCTGTCGTCCGACGAACCGGTTCGCTCCAGCCGACTCGCGCTCGCCGACCTCACCGGACGCGTGCTCGAACGCACCCTCGGCCTGCTCGGCATGGGCGCGCCGGAAGAGATGTGA
- a CDS encoding ATP-binding protein produces MTDSGEHLDELIGRDDDLAGLLAIVRPGTITTISGVGGVGKTAIAEVLMAAVADRFDDRWMCELAAVFDADSVESAIEDTIGALPHEDGTSIDALISVLRGRSALLVLDNVEQVVGATARLCTKLLAACPDLCIVATSRELLRVVGEQVWTLDPLNLDGEARELFARRALLVDPEFDPVKHVDQIDHVCTALDGLPLALELAAAQLATMSVTDLAGRLDQRFRILRDSERTDRQATLGATVRWSYDLLGAAERRLFDRLSVFHGGFDAVAARDVLDPSDRDLEVGHMLELLADRSMVARSKRHRGRYEVLESLRHFGDRQLADRGERSSARSAHLDHVVSLVGEASARCHGSDWRRGVERFTVEWDNIRAAMNWAIDLQRTGDVDRLLRDLFFMSRWTVETEPAAWSIRAIERGEATDLPVGAPAHLHLAFARFLAGDHEGALAANQDALTRRPTPSDRGWARHYGAVELLYQGRTAEAAQLADAMMIDVPPRPVEQAMQLSAGAVFKLYAQHISYDDAVESNDRAADIARESGSPVALGHVTYNQGLVAYTRGDVEYARARFAEALEIARSEQIANLTGYVLVSQVYAPGYSGLAAAQGALAYWQRHQDVGNEFVVLEAAAINLAEIGRLESAGVILGNLDQDPRRIASSKPRREAAAGEIALHRRAEQWRQRGVEMTRLQLLAYADEAISDALKSL; encoded by the coding sequence GTGACCGATTCTGGCGAACATCTCGACGAGTTGATCGGCCGCGACGACGACCTCGCGGGCCTGCTCGCGATCGTCCGACCCGGCACCATCACCACGATCTCTGGCGTCGGCGGCGTCGGCAAGACCGCCATCGCCGAAGTGCTCATGGCGGCGGTCGCCGACCGATTCGACGACCGCTGGATGTGTGAGCTGGCCGCGGTCTTCGACGCGGACTCGGTCGAGTCGGCGATCGAAGACACCATCGGTGCGTTGCCGCACGAAGACGGCACCTCGATCGACGCGTTGATCTCGGTGTTGCGCGGACGGTCGGCGCTGCTCGTGCTCGACAACGTCGAACAGGTCGTGGGGGCGACCGCCCGGCTCTGCACCAAACTGCTCGCCGCCTGCCCCGACCTGTGCATCGTCGCGACGAGTCGCGAGTTGCTGCGAGTGGTGGGCGAGCAGGTCTGGACGCTCGATCCGCTCAACCTCGACGGCGAGGCCCGCGAGCTCTTCGCTCGGCGAGCGCTGCTCGTCGACCCCGAGTTCGATCCGGTGAAACACGTCGACCAGATCGATCACGTCTGCACGGCGCTCGATGGTCTTCCGCTCGCGCTCGAACTCGCCGCCGCCCAGCTCGCGACGATGTCGGTGACCGATCTCGCCGGTCGCCTCGACCAACGATTCCGCATCCTGCGCGACAGCGAACGCACCGACCGACAAGCGACGCTCGGCGCAACCGTCCGCTGGTCGTACGACCTGCTCGGCGCCGCCGAACGGCGGCTGTTCGACCGCCTCTCGGTGTTCCACGGTGGCTTCGACGCGGTGGCGGCTCGCGACGTCCTCGATCCGAGCGATCGAGACCTCGAAGTCGGACACATGCTCGAACTCCTCGCCGACCGGTCGATGGTCGCCCGGTCGAAACGACATCGCGGGCGCTACGAGGTGCTCGAATCGCTGCGTCACTTCGGTGATCGACAGCTCGCCGACCGCGGCGAGCGATCGTCGGCCCGCAGCGCCCACCTCGACCACGTCGTGTCGCTCGTCGGCGAGGCCAGCGCGCGCTGTCACGGCAGCGACTGGCGGCGCGGCGTCGAGCGATTCACCGTCGAGTGGGACAACATCCGAGCCGCCATGAACTGGGCGATCGACCTCCAACGCACGGGCGACGTCGACCGTCTGCTGCGCGACCTGTTCTTCATGAGTCGCTGGACGGTCGAGACCGAACCCGCCGCGTGGTCGATCCGAGCGATCGAACGCGGCGAGGCGACCGACCTGCCCGTCGGAGCGCCGGCACATCTCCACCTGGCGTTCGCCCGCTTCCTCGCCGGTGACCACGAAGGAGCGCTCGCCGCCAACCAGGACGCACTCACGCGTCGGCCCACGCCGTCCGATCGTGGATGGGCTCGCCACTACGGCGCCGTCGAACTGCTGTATCAGGGACGAACCGCCGAAGCAGCGCAGCTCGCCGACGCAATGATGATCGACGTTCCGCCGCGGCCGGTCGAACAAGCGATGCAACTCTCGGCCGGAGCGGTCTTCAAGCTCTACGCCCAACACATCTCCTACGACGACGCCGTCGAGTCGAACGATCGCGCCGCCGACATCGCCCGCGAGTCGGGAAGCCCGGTCGCCCTCGGTCACGTCACCTACAACCAGGGGCTCGTCGCCTACACCCGCGGCGATGTCGAGTACGCCCGTGCGCGCTTCGCCGAAGCACTCGAGATCGCCCGCTCCGAACAGATCGCGAACCTCACCGGGTACGTGCTCGTGTCGCAGGTGTACGCACCCGGGTACTCCGGGCTCGCAGCAGCGCAGGGGGCGCTCGCGTACTGGCAGCGGCACCAAGACGTCGGCAACGAGTTCGTCGTGCTCGAAGCGGCGGCGATCAACCTCGCCGAGATCGGTCGACTCGAATCGGCCGGCGTCATCCTCGGCAACCTCGATCAGGACCCGCGACGGATCGCCTCGTCGAAGCCGCGTCGCGAAGCCGCCGCCGGTGAGATCGCTCTGCATCGCCGCGCCGAGCAGTGGCGTCAACGCGGCGTCGAGATGACCCGCCTCCAGTTGCTGGCGTATGCCGACGAGGCGATCAGCGACGCGCTCAAGTCGCTCTGA
- the lysA gene encoding diaminopimelate decarboxylase, producing MTAVERHLLSDNTAVGADGMLTVGGCSVADVAAEYGTPVFVYDEAHLRSRCREAVGAFGPERVIYATKAFLCRAMARLAYDEGLLLDVASGGELHVAMSAGVPASACTLHGNNKSVAELRQAITAGVRHIIVDSFDELDRLDMLAAEGCGPTPQVVLRITPGVSAHTHEFIATGQDDSKFGFNLGNGDAVKAVDRARRSTSVDLVGVHCHIGSNVFEASSFAKAAEVMANFAVPLDLPELVLGGGLGVAYVAGEEAPTITQWGNVLLDACDALGVRSRVSVEPGRSIAAAAAMTIYTVGTIKTIPGVRTYVSVDGGMSDNPRPVLYGSGYESFLPRAVDAPRDLTARLVGKHCESGDVLSFEARLPTDIAVGDLLAMPVTGAYGQSMGSNYNKITRPPVVFCADGDAKLVVRRETFDDLLATDIYP from the coding sequence GTGACTGCCGTCGAACGTCATCTGCTCTCCGACAACACCGCGGTCGGGGCCGACGGAATGCTCACCGTCGGCGGCTGCTCGGTCGCCGACGTCGCCGCCGAGTACGGCACCCCGGTCTTCGTCTACGACGAAGCACACCTCCGATCACGCTGCCGCGAAGCGGTCGGTGCATTCGGCCCCGAACGCGTCATCTACGCGACCAAAGCGTTCCTCTGCCGAGCGATGGCCCGACTCGCTTACGACGAAGGGCTGCTGCTCGACGTCGCCTCCGGCGGCGAACTCCACGTCGCCATGTCGGCAGGCGTCCCGGCGTCGGCGTGCACGCTGCACGGCAACAACAAGTCGGTCGCCGAACTCCGTCAAGCCATCACCGCCGGAGTGCGCCACATCATCGTCGACTCGTTCGACGAACTCGACCGCCTCGACATGCTCGCCGCCGAAGGCTGCGGGCCCACCCCGCAGGTCGTGCTGCGCATCACCCCCGGCGTCTCGGCGCACACGCACGAGTTCATCGCCACCGGTCAAGACGACTCCAAGTTCGGCTTCAACCTCGGCAACGGCGACGCCGTCAAAGCGGTCGACCGCGCCCGCCGCTCCACCTCGGTCGACCTCGTCGGCGTGCACTGCCACATCGGTTCCAACGTGTTCGAAGCATCGTCGTTCGCCAAGGCCGCCGAGGTCATGGCGAACTTCGCCGTGCCACTCGACCTTCCCGAACTCGTCCTCGGCGGCGGGCTCGGCGTGGCCTACGTCGCAGGCGAAGAAGCCCCGACCATCACTCAGTGGGGCAACGTCCTCCTCGACGCCTGCGACGCGCTCGGCGTCCGCTCCCGAGTCAGCGTCGAACCCGGACGCTCCATCGCCGCCGCCGCTGCCATGACGATCTACACCGTCGGCACCATCAAGACGATCCCCGGCGTGCGCACCTACGTCTCGGTCGACGGCGGCATGAGCGACAACCCCCGCCCCGTGCTCTACGGCTCCGGCTACGAATCGTTCCTGCCCCGTGCCGTCGACGCGCCACGCGACCTCACCGCCCGCCTCGTCGGCAAACACTGCGAATCCGGCGATGTGCTCTCGTTCGAAGCAAGACTCCCCACCGACATCGCCGTCGGCGACCTCCTCGCCATGCCGGTCACCGGCGCCTACGGCCAGTCGATGGGATCCAACTACAACAAGATCACCCGACCCCCCGTCGTGTTCTGCGCCGACGGCGACGCCAAACTCGTCGTCCGCCGCGAAACCTTCGACGACCTCCTCGCCACCGATATCTATCCTTAG
- a CDS encoding type II toxin-antitoxin system PemK/MazF family toxin translates to MKWINIVLKLVKQIQAAQQERDPLAGKTTKREAPRNKIVEHGVRVEYTPDLDGDADPGEVVWAWVPYEEDATRGKDRPVVIIGRTAGDLAGVPLTSKNKGRADHVPVGTGAWDPKGRDSWAKVDRLLTIDADDVRREGAVLAKNRFDEVIGNLAKYHDLVRT, encoded by the coding sequence ATGAAGTGGATCAACATCGTCCTCAAGCTGGTCAAGCAGATCCAGGCGGCTCAGCAAGAACGTGATCCGCTCGCCGGCAAGACCACCAAGCGTGAAGCACCGCGCAACAAGATCGTCGAACACGGCGTTCGCGTCGAATACACACCCGACCTCGACGGTGATGCCGACCCCGGCGAAGTCGTCTGGGCCTGGGTGCCGTACGAGGAAGACGCCACCCGCGGCAAAGACCGCCCCGTCGTCATCATCGGACGCACCGCAGGCGACCTCGCCGGCGTGCCGCTCACCTCGAAGAACAAAGGCCGCGCCGACCACGTGCCGGTCGGCACCGGAGCCTGGGACCCCAAGGGACGCGACAGCTGGGCCAAGGTCGACCGCCTACTGACCATCGACGCCGACGACGTGCGACGAGAAGGTGCCGTCCTCGCCAAGAACCGATTCGACGAGGTCATCGGCAACCTCGCCAAGTACCACGACCTGGTACGCACCTGA